The stretch of DNA CGCCAATGCTGGAGACCACGGCTATCCATTCGCCACGAACTTCAACCCGGAAATCAACATCCGTGAAATTACGGCAAACGGACGCTACTGGGAAGATGGCGAGTTCATCGAGACGGAACCGCTGGAATTGAAACGCGTCTACGACTTGCCTGAAATCGGTCCGAAAGATGTGTACTTGCTGTATCATGAGGAACTCGAGTCCTTGGCAAAAAACATCAAAGGCATCAAGAAGATCCGCTTCTGGATGACGTTCTCCGAGAAATATTTGACGCATCTGCGCGTCCTTGAAAATGTCGGCATGACGTCCATCGAACCGATCGAATTCGAAGGCCAGCAAATCGTGCCTTTACAATTCTTGAAGGCGGTCTTGCCTGATCCGGCTTCCCTTGGGCCGCGTACGAAAGGGAAAACGAACATCGGCTGTATTTTCCAAGGCGTGAAGGACGGCGAAGAGAAAACGTATTATGTCTATAACGTTTGCGACCACCAAGAATGTTATCGCGAAGTCGGATCCCAAGCGATTTCCTATACGACCGGCGTGCCGGCCATGATCGGCGCGATGATGATCTTGACGGGTAAATGGAAGAAACCGGGCGTTTACAATGTCGAGGAATTCGATCCGGATCCATTCATGGAAGCGTTGAATGAATACGGCCTGCCATGGCAAGAAGATTTCAATCCTGTGTTGATTGACTAAGGGGGCATGACCGAATTGAATTTTGATGTACACGCAGTCCCCTCCCCCTCCTATGTGGTGGACGAAGGATTGCTCATCCGGAACTTGGAGAAACTGAAATCCGTCATCGACCGGACCAGCTGCAAGATTTTGCTTGCCCAAAAAGGGTTTTCGATGTTTTCCGTCTATCCACTCATCGGAAAGTATTTGAACGGTGTCACATCCAGCGGCTTATTGGAGGCGCGTCTCGGCTATGAGGAAATGGGCAAAGAGGTGCATACGTATGCACCTGCCTTTTCCGCTGCCGAATTCGATGACATCATGAAATACTCCGATCATATCGTTTTCAATTCCTTCCGCCAATGGAAGCAATTCAAAGAGCGGGTTCGGAACTATCCGAAACAGATCGAGTGCGGCATCCGCATCAACCCGGAGTATTCGGAGATCGAAGTCGATTTGTACAATCCATGTTTCACCCACTCCCGTTTCGGGGTGACGCTCGACCAATTCGAACCCGACCAATTGGACGGCATCAGCGGCCTTCATTTCCATACGATGTGCGAGCAAAACTCGGATACATTGGAACGGACAATTCAAGTCATCGATGAGAAGTTCGGCAAGTATTTGAAGGACATGAAGTGGATCAATTTCGGCGGAGGGCACCATATTACGAGATCCGACTATGACATGGAGACGCTCATCCGCTCGATTCAATTCATGCAGGACAAATACGGCCTGGAAGTGTATTTGGAACCTGGTGAAGCGATTGCGCTGAATACTGGATACCTTGTGGCAACGGTGATGGATACGATGTATAATGGCATGCCGATCGCCATCCTGGACACGTCCGCCACTTGCCATATGCCGGACGTCTTGGAAATGCCGTATCGTCCGGAAATCATCGGTGCGGGCAAGCCCGGGGAAAAGGCGCATACGATCCGCCTTGGCGGAACGACCTGCCTTGCCGGGGATGTCATCGGGGACTATTCCTTTGACGATCCGCTTAAGCCAGGGGACAAGCTTGTGTTCTGCGATATGGCCCATTATTCCATGGTGAAGAACAATACGTTCAACGGCATGAATTTGCCGTCGATCGTCTTGAACACTGTCGACAACGGCATCCAAGTCATCAAGGAGTTCGGGTACGAGGATTTTAAAGAACGATTGTCATGATGAAACCTGCCTAGCAGCTATTCTTGCTGCTTGGGCAGTTTTTTTTCATTTGAACACATCTGGGTTGCGTTTATCATTCCGGATGGGCACGCCCCTCCCCCACGACCAAAAATAGAATAACGGTTTGGCAATACTTCCCATTTCTCCAAGCATCATTCTTCCCTCTTTCCAAATGCCAATTTATGTTTGAAACTTCTAATCTTATCATTTAACATAGAGAATAAGTTATATAAATTGACGACCTGTAGCTATCATTAATCAAAAAACCCTACTTCTGCACTATGTAATTGCAACCAGTCTTCACGCGGTTGGTTTTTTTATGCAATTTTTCCACGGAAGGCAAGTGAATAGTATGTCTATTGAGCGTCTATTTCAACGATTCGATATCTCCACTTTAAAAGGAAGACTGCGTTTTTGGTTCATTTGCATGATTGCGGTATTGGTCCTTCTTGCGTCCATTCCGTTTTTCTTAGTAGGGAAAACCCATAAACGGGAGGATGCCCGCCAGGTTATCAGCAAGATGATCGATCTTCAGCAAGTCGTCGTCGGGGATTGGTTCGTTGATAGGTTGGCGGATATCCGATTCATCTCCGCATTGCCATCCATACGGGATGGTGATACGAATAAAACGGAGGAAGCGCTGCGCGCGTTTCACGATAATCACTCCGAATTCAGTGGTATCGTTTATGTCAACCGAGCCGGAAAAACCGTCATTGGTACGAAAGGAGCCGGCGAGGTGGATGTATCCGACCGGGATTATTATCTGAAAGCGAAACAAGGGAAAGCGTACATTTCAGATATGCTCATCGGTCGTCAATTGAACGAGCCAATCATCATTTTCTCAGCCCCTGTCTATGATTACTCAGGCACCTTCCTAGGATTGATATTCGGATCCGTGCCTATTCGAACAATTAATGAGATCATGGCGCAATTCCATGATGACAACCAGGAGACGTATCTCGTCAACCGGGATGGGACACTGATCACCGAATCACGGCAAGGGCAGATTGGCGAAAAATTGGATTCTGCCATCTTTCGTAGGGCATTGGAGGATGAGCCCCCGGCCAAGCATTTTTATACGACTCAGAATGGCGATAGCGTGCTTGGGGATTATCGATGGGTACCGCAAAATCAGTGGTTGATCATCGGGGAAATTTCCAAGGATAAAATTTATAATCCCTTTTATCGAATGGCCTTGTTGTTCTCAATGGTCATCCTCCTTGTCGTTTTTGCTGGGTACACTTTGATGATTTGGGTAGCCCGCCAAATTGAAGAGCCGATCCAAGATGTACTCGTCGGAACGAGGGAAATCGGGAAAGGGAATTATGCCTATCGCGTAAATCGAGACTCTTACAGCAGGAGTGCGACAGAACTGCAACAGCTGTGCAAGGACTTCAATAGTATGAGCGATTTGATTGAAAGCCATATTGATTCAATCGCTGTGAGTGAGGAACGTTTCCGCTTGATTACGGAGTATTCGAGCGATATGATCACTATCCATGATTTGCGCGGGGACTATTTGTATGTGTCCGCTGCCGGTAAAGAAATCTTGCACTACGATGATGCCGAGATGATCGGGATGAGTGGCTATCATTTCATTCACCCGGATGATATTAACATGATCCAACGTAAACATGCCACGTTGCTGGAAACGGGCTATGTCGTTTCCACCTATCGGATCCGGCGGAAAGACGGAGAGTATATCTGGTTTGAATCTGCCATCCGCTCCTTGGAAGGCAAAAAGGACGAGGAATCCCAATTGATCATCGTCTCGCGCAATATTACCGAAAGGAAAATGGTCGAGCAACAATTGCAGGATGCCAATGAACTACTACAAGAATTGTCGATGAAAGACGGGTTGGTCGGTGTAGGGAACCGACGGGCGTTTGACGGACAATTGGCGGACAAATGGAATCATGCGATATCGCACGGAACCCCACTCTCGTTGATCATGCTCGATATTGATTATTTCAAACCGTACAATGATACATACGGCCATCAGCTAGGGGACGATTGCTTGCGGAAAGTGGCAACGGCGATTGATGAGGTGTTGAAATTGACGGGACAGAAAGTGTTCCGGTATGGCGGGGAAGAATTCGGCATCCTCTTGCCGGAAACCGATCAGGCGAGCGCGAGGGAAATTGCGGAACAAATCCGGAGAACGGTGGAGGGTTTACAGATTCCGCATATCGGTTCCAAGATTGCGGATTTTGTGACCATCAGCTTAGGGGTCGCCACCACAATCCCTATAGCGGAAGACACGACGATAGAATTCATAGCAGCCGCCGATCAGGCGCTGTATAAGGCGAAGTTGAATGGAAGGAATTGCGTCAGTCCTTCCGACTCTGAAATGAAATGAAGTAATCGAAAATCCCGCATATTCCCTGGCCCTCCAGCCGATGGAAAACGCGGGGTTTTTTATTTAACTCCTTCACTTCGCATGCTCGGGCACAAGGGAAACAGAACAGGTCACCCATGCGATTTAGTTCTCATACTGATTTTTCCATTATAAAGAAATAAAAAATTTAGAATAATTTGGAGACTGGTTGTTTTCTTCTATTTTCTTTAAAAATTTTCTTAAATACGCTATAAAAGCGCTATCATTCACTTTATCTTCCAAATCCTTAGTTGACAGGTATACATTGTTTGTTTATACTTACATTCAGTTAACTGAATAGTTTTGCTTATAGAAATAAAAATATTGGAGGAAAAAGGAAATGAGAAAGCATCATCGTAAAGTCCTACTTACACTCTTCTCAATCATTCTGCTGCTGGCAGTCGCAGCTTGTGGAAAGAAAGACGAAGGAACGAGCACTTCAGCAGAAGCCGAAGAAAAAGTATTGAAAGTCGGAACTACTGGACTAGTCTATCCATTCTCTTTTAAAGAAAACGATACATTGCAAGGATTCGACGTGGAAGTGATGGAAAAGGTCGCTGAAAAATTAGGATATGAAATCCAATGGCAACTCTCCGATTTTAGCGGATTGATGGGCCAACTGGAAACCGGCAAAATTGATACAGTCGCCAATCAGGTCGCTGTCAATGCGGAACGCCAAGAGAAATTCAATTTCACCGGTCCCTACGCATACGACGGATCTCAAATTTTA from Bacillus sp. OxB-1 encodes:
- the nspC gene encoding carboxynorspermidine decarboxylase, whose amino-acid sequence is MTELNFDVHAVPSPSYVVDEGLLIRNLEKLKSVIDRTSCKILLAQKGFSMFSVYPLIGKYLNGVTSSGLLEARLGYEEMGKEVHTYAPAFSAAEFDDIMKYSDHIVFNSFRQWKQFKERVRNYPKQIECGIRINPEYSEIEVDLYNPCFTHSRFGVTLDQFEPDQLDGISGLHFHTMCEQNSDTLERTIQVIDEKFGKYLKDMKWINFGGGHHITRSDYDMETLIRSIQFMQDKYGLEVYLEPGEAIALNTGYLVATVMDTMYNGMPIAILDTSATCHMPDVLEMPYRPEIIGAGKPGEKAHTIRLGGTTCLAGDVIGDYSFDDPLKPGDKLVFCDMAHYSMVKNNTFNGMNLPSIVLNTVDNGIQVIKEFGYEDFKERLS
- a CDS encoding diguanylate cyclase domain-containing protein, whose translation is MSIERLFQRFDISTLKGRLRFWFICMIAVLVLLASIPFFLVGKTHKREDARQVISKMIDLQQVVVGDWFVDRLADIRFISALPSIRDGDTNKTEEALRAFHDNHSEFSGIVYVNRAGKTVIGTKGAGEVDVSDRDYYLKAKQGKAYISDMLIGRQLNEPIIIFSAPVYDYSGTFLGLIFGSVPIRTINEIMAQFHDDNQETYLVNRDGTLITESRQGQIGEKLDSAIFRRALEDEPPAKHFYTTQNGDSVLGDYRWVPQNQWLIIGEISKDKIYNPFYRMALLFSMVILLVVFAGYTLMIWVARQIEEPIQDVLVGTREIGKGNYAYRVNRDSYSRSATELQQLCKDFNSMSDLIESHIDSIAVSEERFRLITEYSSDMITIHDLRGDYLYVSAAGKEILHYDDAEMIGMSGYHFIHPDDINMIQRKHATLLETGYVVSTYRIRRKDGEYIWFESAIRSLEGKKDEESQLIIVSRNITERKMVEQQLQDANELLQELSMKDGLVGVGNRRAFDGQLADKWNHAISHGTPLSLIMLDIDYFKPYNDTYGHQLGDDCLRKVATAIDEVLKLTGQKVFRYGGEEFGILLPETDQASAREIAEQIRRTVEGLQIPHIGSKIADFVTISLGVATTIPIAEDTTIEFIAAADQALYKAKLNGRNCVSPSDSEMK
- a CDS encoding saccharopine dehydrogenase family protein, with product MGKALIIGAGGVASVVVHKCVQVPDVFEEICIASRTKSKCDALKEKLDGGRTKIQTAQVDADNVPELVALINDFKPDIVINVALPYQDLTIMDACLETGVHYLDTANYEPLDTAKFEYKWQWAYKEKFEKAGLTALLGSGFDPGVTGVFSAYAQKHYFDEIHQIDIVDANAGDHGYPFATNFNPEINIREITANGRYWEDGEFIETEPLELKRVYDLPEIGPKDVYLLYHEELESLAKNIKGIKKIRFWMTFSEKYLTHLRVLENVGMTSIEPIEFEGQQIVPLQFLKAVLPDPASLGPRTKGKTNIGCIFQGVKDGEEKTYYVYNVCDHQECYREVGSQAISYTTGVPAMIGAMMILTGKWKKPGVYNVEEFDPDPFMEALNEYGLPWQEDFNPVLID